A genomic stretch from Nodosilinea sp. E11 includes:
- a CDS encoding efflux RND transporter periplasmic adaptor subunit — translation MSVSPTRQLIHATLLLSLMAGSSSFLSGCSSSQSESEAATPPPLAVKVQSVENGTLQSVSEFVGTLEAAERVALQPQTNGRVQQVFAASGDRVTQGSPILALSVDQAQADVAGAQAGVTVAQAGVATAEAQLQTAQANRSKAAAEVELQKSESARAQELVAKGAIAQRDAEIAKRNLEGAIADLQAADDQVNAAQTAVAQARANVSQAQAKVSSVGVGLTYKQVTAPIAGEVGDFNVKVGDYVSVGQTLTTLTQNNTLDMRITVPSTESGRLTVGLPVELIDPNTGNQIATGSISFVSPRIDATSQGMLAKARFDNRQGTLRDGQYVKARVIWGQSSKIMVPLTAVTRIGGQGFVYVVETQEKDGKTAQVVTQRPVKLGELQGDRYEILEGIQTGDTIAVSNTLKLRNGAPVQVES, via the coding sequence ATGAGTGTCTCCCCTACCCGTCAGCTGATTCACGCGACCCTGTTGTTATCCCTAATGGCGGGGAGTTCCTCCTTTCTAAGTGGGTGCAGCAGTAGCCAGTCAGAGTCAGAAGCAGCTACTCCGCCCCCTCTGGCCGTGAAGGTGCAATCGGTGGAGAATGGGACGCTGCAAAGTGTTTCTGAATTTGTGGGCACGTTGGAAGCCGCTGAACGGGTGGCATTACAACCGCAAACCAATGGGCGAGTGCAGCAGGTATTTGCGGCCAGCGGCGATCGCGTTACCCAAGGCAGCCCCATTCTGGCCCTCAGTGTTGACCAGGCCCAGGCCGATGTCGCCGGTGCCCAGGCGGGGGTTACGGTGGCCCAGGCGGGCGTGGCCACGGCTGAGGCCCAGCTGCAAACGGCCCAGGCGAACCGCTCGAAGGCCGCAGCGGAGGTGGAACTCCAGAAGTCAGAATCGGCTCGGGCCCAGGAACTGGTAGCAAAGGGAGCGATCGCCCAACGAGACGCCGAGATCGCCAAGCGCAATTTAGAGGGGGCGATCGCCGATTTGCAAGCGGCGGATGATCAGGTGAATGCCGCCCAGACCGCCGTCGCCCAAGCGAGGGCCAATGTGAGCCAGGCCCAGGCAAAGGTAAGCTCGGTTGGGGTGGGGTTGACCTATAAACAGGTAACGGCACCCATCGCTGGGGAGGTCGGCGATTTCAACGTCAAGGTGGGGGATTACGTCAGCGTCGGGCAAACCCTGACCACGCTGACCCAGAACAATACGCTGGATATGCGGATCACCGTGCCCTCTACCGAGAGCGGGCGGTTAACGGTGGGGCTACCGGTTGAGTTAATCGATCCCAACACCGGCAATCAAATCGCCACGGGCAGTATCAGCTTTGTCTCGCCGCGCATTGATGCCACCAGCCAGGGAATGCTGGCCAAAGCCCGGTTTGATAACCGACAGGGCACCCTACGCGATGGCCAGTATGTGAAGGCGAGGGTGATCTGGGGGCAGAGTTCCAAAATCATGGTGCCCCTGACCGCCGTGACCCGCATTGGCGGCCAGGGGTTTGTCTACGTGGTTGAAACCCAGGAAAAAGATGGCAAAACCGCTCAGGTCGTCACCCAGCGTCCGGTCAAACTGGGGGAGTTGCAGGGCGATCGCTACGAAATTTTGGAAGGCATCCAGACGGGCGACACCATCGCCGTGTCTAACACGCTGAAGTTA